In Lacrimispora indolis DSM 755, a genomic segment contains:
- a CDS encoding amylo-alpha-1,6-glucosidase gives MRFDISKIPFSRFGSYFVISEEESSGRWYLRDLHGGDEAVSNIYEISFPGTESSSIEVEATETLLVFRQKEEENKRVDLVFGEENTVHMEFTGMPVYLKALGGKYDSLVPYGTNQWEHTLYSKERRILFTVVKGKGESRGTWKMTGTEGAGMLFTPEEEGGYAVLENYRTVWKKKEYPSFDKVWKGLKEEYGRWKTSMPHIPGVYEEETALASYLSWANFIGMEGVLKEPSMYSSKNWMFNIWSWDNCFSALPLSDKQPELAYSQLKVFYGIQDASGCYPDYVNDKFYSYSCCKPPIHAWTFQKMRRNNPYFEEKGRLAESYESFKRVAEYWVNWRIKRVGALPEYNHGNDSGWDNASVFHQGVPVESPDLTAYLIRQLDILSGMAEELGKEEDQKYLKETADSLFDTLMKRLYNGRKFIARLVVNGQPVTQGDSLLLYLPVVIGYRLPKEILDRMVLDLEERFEAAYGLCTESLTSPCYKEGGYWLGPVWAPVTYIMLDALRENGYEGFARRLAEKFVRLAPIGLMAENYDPVSGKGYDDPAFSWTSCVFLQLLKEYPDMEEKE, from the coding sequence ATGAGATTTGATATCAGCAAAATTCCTTTCAGCCGCTTTGGTTCCTACTTTGTTATTTCAGAAGAAGAAAGCAGCGGCCGGTGGTATCTAAGGGATCTTCACGGGGGAGATGAAGCCGTATCCAATATTTATGAAATTTCATTTCCGGGTACGGAAAGCTCTTCCATAGAGGTGGAAGCCACAGAAACCCTGCTTGTATTCAGGCAGAAGGAAGAGGAAAATAAAAGGGTTGACCTGGTATTTGGAGAAGAAAATACGGTGCACATGGAGTTTACGGGCATGCCCGTTTATTTAAAAGCCCTGGGAGGAAAATACGACAGCCTGGTTCCTTACGGCACAAACCAGTGGGAACATACCTTATATTCCAAGGAAAGAAGGATTCTCTTTACTGTGGTAAAGGGAAAGGGAGAAAGCCGGGGAACCTGGAAAATGACAGGTACAGAAGGGGCCGGTATGCTGTTTACACCAGAAGAGGAGGGCGGATATGCTGTCCTTGAAAATTACCGTACGGTCTGGAAGAAAAAGGAGTATCCATCCTTTGATAAGGTATGGAAGGGTCTGAAGGAAGAGTACGGAAGGTGGAAAACATCCATGCCCCATATTCCGGGAGTATATGAGGAAGAAACGGCTCTTGCCTCTTATCTTTCCTGGGCTAACTTTATTGGCATGGAAGGCGTTTTAAAAGAGCCCTCCATGTACAGTTCCAAGAACTGGATGTTCAATATCTGGAGCTGGGACAATTGCTTTTCCGCCCTGCCATTAAGTGATAAACAGCCGGAACTGGCTTACAGTCAGTTAAAAGTATTCTATGGGATACAGGATGCAAGCGGCTGCTATCCCGACTATGTCAATGATAAGTTCTATTCTTACAGCTGCTGTAAACCGCCAATCCACGCATGGACCTTTCAGAAAATGCGAAGGAATAACCCTTACTTTGAAGAAAAGGGCAGGCTTGCAGAATCCTATGAAAGCTTTAAACGGGTAGCTGAGTACTGGGTGAACTGGCGCATCAAGCGGGTAGGCGCCCTTCCGGAATACAATCACGGCAATGATTCCGGCTGGGATAATGCCTCGGTTTTTCATCAGGGAGTGCCGGTAGAATCCCCGGACCTTACGGCCTATTTGATCCGCCAGCTGGACATTTTAAGCGGTATGGCAGAAGAGCTTGGCAAAGAGGAAGATCAGAAATATTTAAAAGAAACTGCGGACAGTCTCTTTGACACTTTGATGAAGAGACTATATAATGGAAGAAAGTTCATTGCACGGCTGGTTGTTAATGGACAGCCGGTTACACAGGGGGACAGCCTTCTGTTATATTTGCCTGTGGTTATCGGATACCGTCTTCCAAAAGAAATACTTGACCGGATGGTCCTGGATTTGGAGGAACGGTTTGAGGCTGCTTATGGATTGTGTACGGAAAGCCTGACAAGCCCCTGTTATAAGGAAGGGGGATACTGGCTCGGACCTGTGTGGGCGCCGGTCACGTATATCATGCTGGATGCTTTGCGGGAAAATGGCTATGAAGGTTTTGCAAGGCGGCTTGCTGAAAAATTCGTAAGGCTTGCCCCCATTGGACTGATGGCGGAAAATTATGATCCGGTAAGCGGAAAAGGTTATGATGACCCTGCCTTTTCCTGGACTTCCTGTGTTTTTCTGCAGTTATTAAAAGAATATCCGGATATGGAGGAAAAGGAATGA